A single genomic interval of Arthrobacter sp. NicSoilB8 harbors:
- a CDS encoding 2-hydroxyacid dehydrogenase, with protein MQTVRTVSFPDRQLLADLSPLPEGLRGVVWDLKSEPDGGTLGEIDGVILPYIDASAVLGSLAQVDGLKFVQTQSTGYDGVIEAAGPAAGVASASGVHAAATAELAVGLILAKLRGIDQAVRDQQYGLWRPERRQSLADRRVLLVGVGGIGHEIARRLEPFEVTLTRVGSAARTDEYGEVHASAELAALAATHDILVSVLPLNQQTHQLIGEEVLAALPDGALVVNVGRGSVVDTAALTKEVLSGRLQCALDVVDPEPLPQDHPLWSTPNALITPHVGGNASAFQPRILKLLRQQLEALAAGQTPANLVQSGPFS; from the coding sequence ATGCAAACAGTCCGCACCGTCAGTTTCCCCGACCGGCAGCTCCTCGCCGATCTCTCGCCCCTGCCCGAAGGGCTGAGAGGGGTGGTGTGGGACCTGAAGTCGGAGCCCGACGGCGGGACACTCGGTGAGATCGACGGCGTTATCCTCCCGTACATCGACGCCTCCGCCGTGCTGGGATCCCTCGCGCAGGTCGACGGGCTGAAGTTCGTGCAGACGCAGTCCACCGGGTATGACGGGGTCATCGAGGCCGCCGGGCCGGCGGCGGGCGTAGCCAGCGCCTCCGGTGTCCATGCCGCCGCGACCGCGGAACTGGCCGTGGGGCTGATCCTGGCGAAGCTGCGCGGCATCGACCAGGCCGTCCGAGACCAGCAGTACGGCCTCTGGCGGCCGGAGCGGCGCCAGTCCCTGGCCGACAGGCGCGTCCTGCTGGTCGGCGTCGGCGGAATCGGGCACGAAATCGCCCGCCGCCTGGAGCCCTTCGAGGTCACTCTCACCCGGGTGGGGAGTGCGGCCCGCACCGACGAATACGGCGAGGTGCACGCGTCCGCGGAACTGGCCGCGCTCGCCGCGACGCACGACATCCTGGTTTCGGTGCTGCCCCTGAACCAGCAGACCCATCAGCTGATCGGGGAAGAGGTCCTCGCCGCCCTGCCGGACGGGGCCCTGGTGGTGAATGTGGGCCGCGGCTCCGTGGTGGACACGGCTGCCCTGACCAAGGAAGTCCTGTCCGGGCGCCTGCAGTGCGCCCTCGACGTCGTGGATCCGGAGCCGCTGCCGCAGGACCACCCTCTGTGGTCCACGCCCAACGCCCTGATCACCCCGCACGTCGGCGGCAACGCGTCGGCGTTCCAGCCGAGGATCCTGAAGCTGTTGCGGCAGCAGCTCGAAGCCCTGGCCGCCGGGCAAACCCCGGCCAACCTGGTGCAGAGCGGCCCCTTCTCATGA